Within Alteromonas sp. LMIT006, the genomic segment GGGGCGTTCTTTAACAACGATCAGCAGAGTATCACCATCGCGCAGTACTTCAATATTCTCAAAGTGAGTGGATGAATACAAAGAACGGATTAATTGCGTCACTCGAAACGGAGTAATTCGGTCGCCAACTTGCACAGGTACATAGGTTAACGCAGCCCCCAACGCAACACGCTGTAAACCTTGTATACGAATATCATCAATGATGAACTCATTAGCACTATTGCTCGACTGAGCCATGGCAATCTGACTGAAAAAAACTAATGCGATTGCACTGAAAAAATGTCTACACTTCATTAACTGTTATTCTTCCTAGACGAATTATTGTTATTGTATGGAATTGCGTGTCTAAGCGCAAAATTATGTCAGTCTCATGATGTCGTTAAATATCGCGATTGACATAAATGTAAATAATATCGCTGCGCCAACGCGCAGGCATTTTTCTTGAGTGTCTTCGGATAACGGCTTACCACGTAGCCATTCAATGATGAAGAACATCAAATGCCCCCCATCTAACATGGGCAACGGAAGCAAGTTTAAAATTCCTAAATTCACACTTATCAATGCCAAAAAGCTCAAAAAGTACACAAAACCGATGCTAGCACTGGCTCCAGCACCTTGTGCAATACCGACTGGACCACTCAATGACTCTACAGCCACATCACCGGTAAATAATTTACCCAACATTGATACACTTAAGCTCATTAGACGACCAGTGCGCTCAATCCCAGCGACCACGGCATCGACAAAGCCATATTGCTTAGTCAATACATAGTCACTGCGTTCACCATCCAGTGTTGGGGTCACTCCGAGTAAACCAATCGCACCTTGCGGCATTTCCCGGCGGTCGAGAATTGCATCGAGCTCGTACAATACCGAATTTCTTGCAATGGTTATGGTTACGCCTTCACCTGGACGTGCTTTAATCATCGCAACTGTTTGTTCCCAATTGTCTAAAAGAGTTCCATCTATTTTCAGGATTTTATCCCCAGGCTTGAGTCCAGCCCTTGCCGCAGCAGAGTTAGGGGCAATTGCTCCGATAACATTTAGCA encodes:
- the rseP gene encoding sigma E protease regulator RseP; translation: MLDIIWNIASFIVALGILVAVHEWGHFIVARWCGVKVLRFSIGFGKIIWSRYDKHGTEFAIAAIPLGGYVKMLDERVDPVSPEQRHEAFNQKTVWQRFAIVSAGPVVNFIFAVIVLAFMFMLGVSVLKPKIGEIIPNSIAAQANLPNDGEIVSINNHKTLDWQAVNYELLATLGHSHLSMVIAHDGGEHTYRIGLNQWRLDDTETMPLTQFGINPAQPKVLNVIGAIAPNSAAARAGLKPGDKILKIDGTLLDNWEQTVAMIKARPGEGVTITIARNSVLYELDAILDRREMPQGAIGLLGVTPTLDGERSDYVLTKQYGFVDAVVAGIERTGRLMSLSVSMLGKLFTGDVAVESLSGPVGIAQGAGASASIGFVYFLSFLALISVNLGILNLLPLPMLDGGHLMFFIIEWLRGKPLSEDTQEKCLRVGAAILFTFMSIAIFNDIMRLT